A window of Candidatus Nezhaarchaeota archaeon genomic DNA:
TTGAACTCGACGTCTTGGACTCCCTCGCTCACCCTTAAGTGGTTGTCTACTATGGACTCAAGGGTAGATACGTCTTCGGCCATGAATAGCAGGCATAGATTACTCCTACCGGTGGTCACGAAGCCGCTCACGAAGTAGGGGCAGTTCATAAACTTCGCTAGAACATTGCCGACGTTAGTAACTGACGCGTCTACCTTCGCTAAGTGTAGGCCTGCCCTTGAAGGATCTACCCCGGCCCTAAACTGAAGGATGCCGAGCCCCCTTAGCCTCTTGACCCTCATGGCGACTGCCGGCTGAGAGATACCTAGCTCCCTGGCAATTTGCTCCTGAGATACCTCAGGGTTCTTTGAGTACAGGGTAAGTATGGCTAAGTCCCTCTCATCTAGAACCGTAGGCCCCTTATTGCCCATAGAGGGGCCCCCTTATATCCCTTATTGTTGATAAGGAGAACCTTTATTAAGTATCAGCGTCAAGGACCTAGTGGGCTATGTCTAGGAGGAAGGTATTTAGGAGGATAGTTAAGATAGACGAGGACAGGTGCGATGGATGCGGCCTGTGCATACCAGCCTGCCCAGAGGGGGCCCTGAGGATTATAGACGGCAAGGCTAAGCTAGTTAGCGAAGCAGTTTGCGATGGGCTAGGCGCCTGCGTTAAGGAGTGCCCGAAGGGAGCCATTATACTAGAGGAGCGCGAAGCCGAGCCCTTTGAAGCCGAGCTTCCGCATGGGCACGCGGCCGATGTTAAGCTTAACTGGCCTATTAAGCTTGAGCTAGTCAATCCGAGGTCGCCGGCCATAGGCGACAAGGAGCTCTTAGTAGTCGCCGACTGCGTCCCCTTCGTGTACTCGTCTTTCAAGAAAGATTTCCA
This region includes:
- a CDS encoding Lrp/AsnC family transcriptional regulator, encoding MGNKGPTVLDERDLAILTLYSKNPEVSQEQIARELGISQPAVAMRVKRLRGLGILQFRAGVDPSRAGLHLAKVDASVTNVGNVLAKFMNCPYFVSGFVTTGRSNLCLLFMAEDVSTLESIVDNHLRVSEGVQDVEFNIVVSTAGGFVAPFKLHAPAGERQPCGSAIACKDCRAFREGLCRGCPILVKGRLSTKRREGLS
- a CDS encoding 4Fe-4S binding protein; this encodes MSRRKVFRRIVKIDEDRCDGCGLCIPACPEGALRIIDGKAKLVSEAVCDGLGACVKECPKGAIILEEREAEPFEAELPHGHAADVKLNWPIKLELVNPRSPAIGDKELLVVADCVPFVYSSFKKDFQGFIASGCPMFGDTSLYRDKVAGILKHNQVASVRVVRMEVPCCSKLTDVASEASKKAGRRIRLEEDVIGIDGSFISKRVLEGVG